The Listeria sp. PSOL-1 genome includes a region encoding these proteins:
- the rnmV gene encoding ribonuclease M5, with amino-acid sequence MEKPVIEQIIVVEGRDDTTAIRRAVIADTIETNGSAVNKETIEKVRLAVQKRGVIILTDPDFPGEKIRKTVDQAVPFCSHAFISKKDALPERGKGLGVEHASVEVIREALRNFHSTKRTETTQSIPQRALIEYGLLGGTHAKTRRMKLGELLKIGYANGKQLSARLKAFQISDSAFKEAIEKVIQEEKHD; translated from the coding sequence ATGGAAAAACCAGTAATTGAACAAATCATCGTCGTTGAAGGGCGCGATGATACAACCGCAATCCGGCGTGCAGTCATTGCTGATACGATTGAGACAAATGGTTCTGCAGTAAATAAAGAAACCATCGAAAAAGTACGGTTAGCCGTCCAAAAGCGCGGTGTTATTATTTTAACTGATCCTGATTTTCCAGGAGAAAAAATCCGCAAAACGGTTGACCAAGCTGTTCCTTTCTGTAGCCATGCTTTTATTAGTAAAAAAGACGCTTTGCCTGAGCGAGGAAAAGGACTTGGTGTTGAACATGCTTCAGTCGAAGTAATTCGCGAAGCTTTACGTAATTTCCATAGTACAAAACGAACTGAAACCACGCAAAGCATCCCACAACGAGCTTTAATTGAATATGGCTTACTTGGTGGTACCCATGCAAAAACTCGCCGTATGAAGCTTGGAGAGTTGCTTAAAATCGGTTATGCAAACGGCAAACAACTATCTGCCCGTTTAAAAGCATTCCAGATTTCTGATTCCGCTTTTAAAGAAGCCATTGAAAAAGTGATTCAGGAGGAAAAACATGACTAA